The following are encoded together in the Bos taurus isolate L1 Dominette 01449 registration number 42190680 breed Hereford chromosome 10, ARS-UCD2.0, whole genome shotgun sequence genome:
- the GCNT4 gene encoding beta-1,3-galactosyl-O-glycosyl-glycoprotein beta-1,6-N-acetylglucosaminyltransferase 4, whose product MKTFKCCFKYHLQQKVFILFLTLWLLSLLKLLNVKRFLFPERGIYLVEYSLSTSPFVRNRYTHVKNEIGYEINCSGVYEQEPLEIGKSLEIRRRTIIDLDDDDVVAITSDCEIYQALRSYDEKLVSEEEKSFPIAYSLVVHKDAIMVERLILAIYNQHNIYCIHYDQKSSDTFKVAMNNLAKCFSNIFIASKLETVQYAHISRLQADLNCLSDLLKSSVQWKYVINLCGQDFPLKSNFELVSELKKLNGSNMLETVKPPSTKTERFTYHHELKQAPYEYVKLPMRTNISKEAPPHNIEIFVGSAYFVLSRAFVKYIFNNSFVKDFFAWSKDTYSPDEHFWATLIRVPGIPGEISKTAQDVSDLQSKTRLVKWNYLEGLFYPSCTGSHLRSVCIYGAAELRWLMKYGHWFANKFDSKVDPILIKCLAEKLEEQQRKWITLSSAKLFMAKPSVTTS is encoded by the coding sequence ATGAAGACATTCAAATGTTGTTTTAAGTATCACCTACAACAGAAAGTTTTCATCCTGTTTCTAACCCTATGGCTGCTCTCGTTGTTGAAGCTCCTAAATGTTAAACGATTCCTCTTCCCTGAACGGGGCATTTACTTGGTTGAGTACTCTCTAAGTACCTCGCCTTTTGTAAGGAACAGATACACCCATGTCAAGAATGAAATTGGATATGAGATTAACTGTTCAGGTGTCTATGAACAGGAGCCTTTGGAAATTGGCAAGAGTCTGGAAATAAGAAGAAGAACCATCATCGACTTGGATGATGATGATGTTGTGGCAATCACCAGTGATTGTGAGATTTATCAGGCCCTCCGAAGCTACGATGAAAAGCTTGTTTCAGAGGAGGAGAAGAGCTTCCCAATAGCCTATTCTTTGGTTGTTCACAAAGATGCAATTATGGTTGAAAGGCTAATCCTTGCCATATACAACCAGCACAATATTTATTGCATCCATTATGACCAAAAATCATCGGATACCTTCAAAGTTGCCATGAACAACTTAGCTAAGTGCTTCTCCAATATTTTCATTGCTTCCAAATTAGAGACTGTGCAGTACGCACACATTTCCAGACTCCAGGCTGATTTAAATTGCCTGTCAGACCTCCTCAAGTCTTCAGTTCAGTGGAAATATGTTATCAACCTGTGTGGGCAGGATTTTCCTTTGAAGTCAAACTTCGAATTAGTGTCAGAGTTGAAGAAACTCAATGGATCAAATATGTTAGAGACAGTGAAACCCCCTAGCACTAAGACGGAAAGATTCACTTATCACCATGAGCTCAAACAGGCACCTTATGAATATGTGAAACTACCGATGAGGACGAACATTTCCAAGGAGGCCCCCCCTCATAACATCGAGATATTTGTTGGCAGTGCTTATTTTGTGTTAAGTCGagcatttgttaaatatattttcaacaactCCTTTGTTAAAGACTTTTTTGCCTGGTCTAAAGATACATACTCACCTGATGAGCACTTCTGGGCTACCTTAATTCGGGTACCAGGAATCCCTGGGGAGATTTCTAAGACAGCCCAGGATGTGTCTGACCTGCAGAGTAAGACCCGCCTGGTCAAGTGGAATTATCTAGAAGGCCTTTTCTATCCCAGTTGTACTGGCTCTCACCTCCGAAGTGTGTGTATCTATGGAGCAGCGGAACTAAGGTGGCTTATGAAATATGGACATTGGTTTGCTAATAAATTTGATTCTAAGGTGGACCCCATCTTGATTAAATGCTTGGCAGAAAAGCTTGAAGAACAGCAGAGAAAGTGGATCACACTGTCTTCAGCAAAGTTATTTATGGCTAAACCTTCCGTAACCACCTCATGA